Within Massilia endophytica, the genomic segment ATGATCAGCACCGCGCCCAGGATCGGGCCAGCCAGGGTGCCCATGCCGCCCACCAGGGTCATGAGGATGACCAGGCCCGACATGGTCCAGTGCACGTCCGTGAGTGTTTCGAAACCGAGCACCACGGTCTTGGTGGCGCCTGCCAGGCCTGCCAGCGCGGCGGAGAGCACGAAGGCCATCAGCTTGTACTTGTCCACGTCATAGCCCAGCGAGATGGCGCGCGGCTCGTTTTCCTTGATCGCCTTCAGCACCTGGCCGAAAGGCGAGTGCACGGTGCGCACGATCAGCATGAAGCCCAGCACGGCAATGGCCAGCACCACGAAGTACAGGGTCAGGTCGTTGCCCAGATCCACGGCTCCCAGCAGCTTACCGCGCGGCACGCCCTGCAGGCCGTCTTCGCCGCCGGTGAAGTTGGTGAAGCGGAGGCCGCCGAAGTACACCATCTGGGCCAGCGCCAGGGTAATCATCGAGAAATAGATGCCCTGGCGGCGGATGGCCAGCGCGCCCATCACCAGGCCGATCAGCGCCGCGCCGCCCACGCCGGCCAGCAG encodes:
- a CDS encoding branched-chain amino acid ABC transporter permease, giving the protein MNKNIGYALALIVALAAPFVGYPVFLMKLLCFALFACAFNLLIGFTGLLSFGHAAFFGGAGYVAGNALKNWGLPFELALLAGVGGAALIGLVMGALAIRRQGIYFSMITLALAQMVYFGGLRFTNFTGGEDGLQGVPRGKLLGAVDLGNDLTLYFVVLAIAVLGFMLIVRTVHSPFGQVLKAIKENEPRAISLGYDVDKYKLMAFVLSAALAGLAGATKTVVLGFETLTDVHWTMSGLVILMTLVGGMGTLAGPILGAVLIIALENKLGDFGAFVATNTGIEWFNTLGEAVSMVTGLIFVACVLAFRRGIVGEIVAFMGRKKKPA